In Aquabacterium sp. OR-4, the DNA window GGGCATCGTCCAGCGCATCCACGAAGTCGGGCACGGTCAAGGCTTCGCGGGCTTGCAGGTCGGCACCGATCTGCACCAGCTTGGCCGCCAGCACGGTGTCGCGGCGCAGCAGATCGAGTGCACGGTTTCTGGCGGTGGTGGTCAGCCAGGCGGCGGGGCGGTCGGGCAGGCCGTCGCGCGGCCAGGTGTCGAGGGCGGCCAGCAGGGCATCCTGCGCCAGGTCTTCGGCCAGGCCGATGTCGCGCACCATGCGCGCCACGGTGGCCACGATCAGCGCGGCCTCGCGGCGCCAGGTATCGGCCAGCACGGCCTGCACGCGGGCCAGGTCAGCGCGTGCGGCCGGGGCCGGGGCGCCGTCGCGGCTGTCGCTGCCGGTTCCAGATCGTGTGCGTCGCGCCGCCATGCCTGCAGGATCAGCCCGGCTGGGCGCCCGGCGCCACGTCGGGGTTCAGCCAGCTCAGTTCCCACACATGGCCGTCCAGGTCTTCGAAGGCATGGCCGTACATGAAGTCGCCGTGCACCTGCGGTGGCCGCGGCACGCTGCCACCGGCGGCCACGGCCAGGGCCACCATCTCGTCGACCGCGGCGCGGGTTTCACGGCTGATGCACACCAGCACCTCGGTGGCCTGGCGCGCATCCACCACCGGCTTGGTGCAGAAGCTCGCGAAGAAGTCGCGGCGCAGCAGCATCACGAAGATGTTGTCGGCCA includes these proteins:
- a CDS encoding VOC family protein, whose product is MPQHIFVNLPIADVAASRRFFSALGFGFNEQFSNEQGLCMVVADNIFVMLLRRDFFASFCTKPVVDARQATEVLVCISRETRAAVDEMVALAVAAGGSVPRPPQVHGDFMYGHAFEDLDGHVWELSWLNPDVAPGAQPG